A genomic window from Fibrobacterota bacterium includes:
- a CDS encoding M48 family metalloprotease yields MKPSSLFSKITTILPVLALSMSMMQCSCSDTLGSIFISEDDELRLGTEFDAQLRSPENAEEYPIYATSTPEKEAFQTYIQETFQSVYNAIPASERPSYPFKVAIIEKDVVNAFAVPGGYIYVYTGIVNEAKNESELAGVLAHEMAHITKHHYRDAVMKQAGLSILLDALLGESASDLTKAVAGMFSSLTQLKVSRENEDEADATGTYYLGDSRRNPTGIASLFARMPSSGIDWLSTHPASTDRVSAVNKLVGSEGAIKKWDTSEEAKYQARFEAARLKM; encoded by the coding sequence ATGAAGCCATCTTCCCTTTTCTCCAAAATCACGACCATCCTCCCCGTCCTCGCGTTGTCGATGTCCATGATGCAGTGTTCCTGCTCCGACACGCTGGGCTCCATCTTCATCAGCGAAGACGACGAGCTGAGATTGGGCACCGAGTTCGATGCCCAGCTTCGCAGCCCGGAAAACGCGGAGGAGTACCCGATCTACGCCACCAGCACCCCGGAAAAAGAGGCGTTCCAGACCTACATCCAGGAAACCTTCCAGTCCGTGTACAATGCGATCCCCGCCAGCGAGCGCCCGTCGTACCCGTTCAAGGTCGCGATCATCGAAAAGGATGTGGTCAATGCCTTCGCCGTTCCGGGCGGCTACATCTACGTGTACACCGGCATCGTCAACGAGGCCAAGAACGAATCGGAACTTGCCGGTGTGCTCGCCCACGAGATGGCCCACATCACCAAGCACCATTACCGTGACGCCGTGATGAAGCAAGCGGGACTCAGCATCTTGCTGGACGCTCTGCTCGGGGAGAGCGCAAGCGATCTCACCAAAGCGGTCGCCGGCATGTTCAGCAGCCTGACCCAGCTGAAAGTGAGTCGGGAAAACGAAGACGAGGCCGACGCCACCGGAACCTACTATCTAGGCGATTCGCGCCGCAACCCCACCGGAATCGCCAGTCTGTTCGCCCGGATGCCCAGCTCGGGGATCGATTGGCTCAGCACCCACCCGGCCAGCACCGACCGAGTCAGTGCGGTCAACAAGCTGGTGGGCAGCGAAGGCGCGATCAAGAAGTGGGACACCTCCGAAGAGGCGAAGTACCAAGCCCGCTTCGAGGCCGCGCGTTTGAAGATGTGA
- a CDS encoding M48 family metalloprotease, whose translation MPTLSEDDELRLGTEFDTQLRSNPENAAEYPIYAPTTTDKQAFRIYVEETFQSVYSAIPKSERPAYPFKVVIIEKDVAKAFAVPGGYVYVYTGIINKADNESELAGVLAHEMAHITKHHYRDAVMKQAGFSNLLDALLGESASGLSKTVASMFGNLTQLKAGLENEHEADATGTRYLGDSRRNPTGIATFFASMPSSGIDWLGTHPASSDRVKAVNSLVGSESAIRKWDTSEEAKYQARFEFARSKM comes from the coding sequence GTGCCCACTCTCAGCGAAGACGACGAGCTCCGGTTGGGCACCGAGTTCGATACCCAGCTTCGCAGTAACCCGGAAAATGCGGCGGAATACCCGATCTACGCTCCCACCACCACGGACAAGCAGGCGTTTCGGATCTACGTCGAAGAAACCTTCCAATCCGTGTACAGCGCAATCCCCAAGAGCGAACGGCCAGCCTATCCGTTCAAGGTCGTCATCATCGAAAAGGACGTGGCCAAGGCCTTTGCCGTGCCGGGCGGATACGTGTACGTCTACACCGGAATCATCAACAAGGCCGACAACGAATCGGAGCTGGCCGGAGTTCTGGCCCACGAAATGGCCCACATCACCAAGCACCATTATCGCGACGCGGTAATGAAGCAAGCCGGGTTCAGCAACTTGCTGGACGCCCTGCTCGGAGAGAGTGCCAGCGGCCTCTCCAAAACGGTCGCCTCGATGTTCGGCAACTTGACCCAACTCAAGGCGGGCCTGGAAAACGAACACGAGGCGGACGCCACCGGAACCCGCTATCTGGGCGATTCGCGCCGCAACCCCACCGGGATCGCCACCTTTTTCGCCAGCATGCCCAGCTCGGGAATCGATTGGCTTGGCACTCATCCGGCCAGCAGCGATCGCGTGAAGGCAGTCAACAGCTTGGTTGGCAGCGAAAGCGCGATCAGGAAGTGGGACACCTCCGAAGAGGCGAAGTACCAAGCCCGCTTCGAATTCGCACGCTCGAAGATGTGA
- a CDS encoding RidA family protein yields MFKVIETPQAPKPIGPYSQAIQMGDLLFLSGQIPLDPLTGELVGSTASDQAQQVLSNLLAVLKAAGCDAKHVAKTTIFLTDLADFGEVNAVYGKVFGMDGPAPARSTVQVSALPRGCRVEIEAIARIPTPLP; encoded by the coding sequence ATGTTCAAGGTGATCGAAACACCGCAAGCGCCCAAGCCGATCGGCCCCTACAGCCAAGCCATCCAGATGGGCGACCTGTTGTTCCTCTCCGGCCAGATTCCCTTGGATCCGTTGACAGGCGAACTGGTCGGCTCCACCGCCTCCGACCAGGCCCAACAAGTGCTCAGCAATCTCCTTGCTGTCCTGAAGGCAGCCGGATGCGACGCCAAGCATGTGGCCAAAACCACCATCTTCCTCACGGATCTGGCGGATTTCGGCGAGGTCAATGCCGTTTACGGTAAAGTATTCGGAATGGATGGCCCTGCCCCGGCGAGAAGCACGGTGCAGGTTTCCGCGCTTCCACGAGGATGCCGGGTGGAAATCGAAGCCATCGCACGGATTCCGACACCCCTCCCGTGA
- a CDS encoding serine/threonine protein kinase has protein sequence MTQESYGRYRILRPLGQGGMASVHLAEDPLLRRLVAIKILRGDLGAQPDWVRRFHDEATAIARLGSPNVVQVHDFGREGQEDYLVLEFVEGISLAELLQHRGGRLDPSAAAAIVCQAADGLRAAHEAGIIHRDIKPDNILIRRDGLVKIADFGIARLMEEVSQTRTGSVFGSPLFMSPEQVEGRNPSGAIDIFALAGVFFRSLTGQHPFEAEHAHAVMWKIVQEPAPLAADLVPQLDLDLSALVASMHSKDPAERPRAAEVARHIRHFLSLQGTPDPVGVAFGGLPTQVRTAPPLAPTPTQQIRQPSPPKPKPFFRRHRRLLPVAISGVALVCAAFFAGKIWDQFKTAPIPESSKVDPSWALRQAAKQQTEQADSAPESDGPSSHVPAPNAPRRTDSPATKHGTPPPPIPLKPKPPEIVEAVKPPPPSGPTLRVVALMRDEAPEDVGSLKPRIAIVNRGPGVLRWVRVTWKFPVSPGPAPILDIYYAPQCALRLDRNGALVAECSGLSVAPGQSWPSADGMSLAIHHPDWRAWQGKAALGMSRQMVERPDIQVEAR, from the coding sequence ATGACCCAGGAAAGCTACGGCAGATATCGGATCCTCCGCCCCCTGGGCCAGGGAGGCATGGCTTCGGTCCACCTGGCTGAAGACCCCTTGTTGCGACGGCTGGTCGCGATCAAGATCCTGCGCGGCGACTTGGGCGCCCAACCGGATTGGGTGCGACGCTTCCACGACGAAGCCACCGCCATCGCACGCCTGGGAAGCCCGAACGTGGTGCAAGTCCACGATTTCGGCAGGGAGGGACAGGAAGATTATCTGGTCCTGGAGTTCGTCGAAGGCATATCGCTCGCGGAACTGCTCCAACATCGCGGTGGCCGATTGGATCCGAGCGCCGCCGCCGCGATCGTCTGCCAGGCTGCCGATGGCCTGAGAGCAGCCCACGAAGCGGGCATCATCCACCGCGACATCAAGCCCGACAACATCCTGATCCGACGCGACGGATTGGTCAAGATCGCCGACTTCGGCATCGCCCGTCTGATGGAGGAAGTCTCCCAAACCCGCACGGGATCCGTGTTCGGATCGCCCTTGTTCATGTCCCCGGAGCAGGTGGAAGGACGGAATCCGTCCGGCGCGATCGACATCTTCGCGCTGGCCGGCGTGTTCTTCCGTTCCCTGACGGGCCAGCATCCGTTCGAAGCCGAACATGCCCACGCGGTGATGTGGAAGATCGTCCAGGAGCCGGCCCCTCTGGCCGCGGATCTGGTCCCGCAATTGGATCTGGATCTGTCCGCGTTGGTCGCTTCGATGCACTCCAAGGATCCGGCGGAACGACCGCGCGCGGCGGAAGTCGCCAGGCATATTCGTCATTTTCTGTCGCTCCAGGGAACGCCCGACCCCGTGGGAGTGGCCTTCGGGGGCTTGCCCACCCAGGTTCGCACCGCTCCTCCGCTGGCCCCGACCCCGACCCAACAGATCCGGCAGCCCTCTCCGCCCAAACCCAAGCCATTCTTCCGAAGACATCGCCGACTTCTCCCCGTGGCGATTTCAGGTGTGGCACTGGTCTGCGCCGCGTTTTTCGCAGGCAAGATCTGGGATCAATTCAAGACCGCGCCAATTCCCGAGTCCTCCAAGGTGGACCCCAGCTGGGCGCTTCGCCAAGCGGCCAAGCAACAGACGGAGCAAGCGGATTCCGCTCCCGAATCGGATGGGCCATCCAGCCATGTCCCAGCACCGAACGCCCCCCGGCGCACCGACTCCCCTGCGACCAAGCACGGCACACCGCCTCCGCCGATCCCCCTGAAACCGAAGCCTCCGGAAATTGTCGAGGCGGTGAAGCCGCCCCCCCCTTCCGGACCGACGCTTCGGGTCGTCGCCCTGATGCGCGACGAGGCTCCGGAGGATGTCGGCAGTCTCAAGCCCAGGATCGCCATCGTCAATCGTGGACCCGGAGTCCTCCGTTGGGTGCGCGTCACCTGGAAATTCCCAGTTTCCCCCGGGCCGGCACCCATCCTGGACATCTATTACGCTCCACAGTGCGCACTGCGCTTGGATCGCAATGGCGCCTTGGTGGCCGAGTGTTCCGGCCTGTCCGTTGCTCCTGGCCAGTCCTGGCCAAGCGCGGACGGGATGTCCTTGGCCATCCACCACCCGGATTGGCGTGCTTGGCAGGGCAAGGCGGCGCTCGGAATGAGCCGCCAGATGGTCGAGCGACCGGACATCCAGGTGGAAGCGCGATAA
- the pyk gene encoding pyruvate kinase: MLATIGPASDSPEMLRNLFQNGVTACRLNFSHGTHSDHAARIAKIRMVAEEMGIAVPLVMDLCGPKVRTDTKTYELKVGETWSLVPTEGDAESHKIGISHPTLYQLVPPGQAIVLDDGHLELEVVNVEGTEIVTTVKTGGTLKPRKSVNTPECDYGLDVLSEKDQRDLVFGRDQGLDWVAVSFVRNGADIKRVRDYLQEIGWPDPPIIAKVETPLAVASIEEIVRMSDGIMVARGDLGIECPIESVPILQKRAVRLAHRHAKLCVVATQMLDSMERNPRPTRAEASDVANAVFEGAQVVMLSGETAGGQFPLQAVQTMDRILRGAEAVTDAPPTLPEISNQTLEIVAGSVRLSEHTKAPCIAIFCHTMEIARQIAGFHCSTHVIAACFDELIYRQVSLFYGIIPVRLPRTNSIDEAITRVLDEIQARNLAEPGNRIVFLYSQPFGTRLHNTIRLVQMP; the protein is encoded by the coding sequence ATGCTTGCTACCATCGGTCCGGCCTCCGACTCCCCGGAGATGCTCCGGAATCTTTTCCAAAATGGCGTGACCGCCTGTCGGCTGAACTTCAGCCACGGGACTCACTCCGACCACGCCGCTCGGATCGCGAAGATCCGAATGGTCGCGGAAGAAATGGGAATCGCAGTGCCGCTCGTCATGGATCTTTGTGGACCCAAGGTCCGCACGGATACCAAAACCTACGAGCTGAAGGTCGGGGAAACCTGGTCTCTCGTGCCAACGGAAGGCGATGCCGAATCCCACAAGATCGGCATCAGTCATCCCACCTTGTACCAGCTCGTGCCTCCGGGGCAAGCCATCGTTTTGGACGATGGCCATCTCGAGTTGGAAGTGGTCAATGTCGAAGGCACCGAAATCGTGACCACGGTCAAGACCGGCGGGACCCTCAAGCCACGCAAGTCGGTGAACACGCCGGAATGCGACTACGGCCTGGATGTGTTGTCGGAAAAAGACCAGCGCGACCTGGTTTTCGGGCGCGATCAAGGCCTGGACTGGGTGGCCGTCTCGTTCGTGCGCAACGGTGCCGACATCAAGCGCGTGCGCGACTACCTGCAGGAAATCGGATGGCCTGACCCCCCGATCATCGCCAAGGTGGAAACCCCTCTGGCAGTGGCATCCATAGAGGAAATCGTCCGGATGTCCGATGGCATCATGGTCGCCCGCGGCGATCTGGGCATCGAATGCCCCATCGAGTCCGTGCCCATCCTGCAAAAGCGCGCCGTCCGTCTGGCCCACCGCCATGCGAAGCTTTGCGTGGTGGCCACCCAGATGCTCGATTCCATGGAGCGCAATCCGCGCCCCACCCGTGCGGAAGCTTCCGACGTCGCCAACGCGGTGTTCGAAGGCGCGCAGGTGGTCATGCTTTCCGGCGAAACCGCCGGCGGACAATTCCCGCTCCAGGCCGTCCAGACCATGGACCGGATCCTGCGTGGTGCGGAAGCGGTGACGGATGCTCCCCCGACCTTGCCGGAGATCTCCAACCAGACCTTGGAGATCGTCGCCGGCTCGGTGCGGCTTTCCGAACACACCAAGGCTCCCTGTATCGCCATTTTCTGTCACACCATGGAAATCGCCCGGCAGATCGCCGGCTTCCACTGCTCCACGCACGTGATCGCGGCCTGCTTCGACGAGCTCATCTACAGGCAGGTTTCGCTGTTCTACGGCATCATTCCGGTGCGTCTGCCGCGGACCAACTCCATCGACGAGGCGATCACGCGCGTGCTGGACGAGATCCAGGCGCGCAATCTCGCCGAGCCCGGCAATCGGATCGTGTTCCTGTACAGCCAGCCCTTCGGGACGCGCCTGCACAACACGATCCGTTTGGTGCAGATGCCCTGA
- a CDS encoding PhoH family protein yields MLAPRRRHRNASFRTCARKRPILRLNWKARRLPRRHPPRLPSPRHQQPLLPLHPRLPLRHQRPLARRPSPLKRPSNLIIPRRTQVLEAIPDAIKGVLLRDGESLVRRLESAFSVRISARDTGFVLEGGSADSHGRASQVLAELARVVTETGDLDGAAVDLCLEDQVAPAAEDWSRPILYDARGVVVRARNPGQNRLVRAVRTSDLVFAVGPAGTGKTYLAIALAVAALQRREVDRLVLVRPAVEAGEELGFLPGDLREKIAPYLQPMTDALQELLPRARFKECMETGLIEMAPLAYMRGRTLKRCFAILDEAQNATISQMKMFLTRLGVGSKVVVTGDPTQVDLPLKTPSGLGHACSTLEGIPGIAMVRLESKDQMRHPLVQSIIDAYDSPLSN; encoded by the coding sequence ATGCTCGCTCCGAGGCGGAGGCACAGGAACGCAAGCTTTCGGACCTGCGCCAGGAAAAGGCCGATCTTGAGGCTCAATTGGAAGGCAAGGCGGCTCCCGCGTCGGCACCCGCCACGCCTGCCGTCACCCCGGCACCAGCAGCCCCTGCTGCCGCTGCACCCGCGGCTGCCGCTGCGGCACCAGCGCCCGCTGGCAAGAAGGCCAAGCCCGCTAAAAAGGCCAAGTAATCTGATCATTCCTCGGCGCACCCAGGTACTGGAGGCGATTCCCGACGCGATCAAGGGGGTTCTCCTGCGCGACGGGGAATCCTTGGTGCGTCGATTGGAATCCGCTTTTTCCGTGCGGATATCCGCACGTGACACCGGTTTCGTGCTGGAAGGTGGCTCCGCCGATAGCCATGGACGGGCCTCTCAGGTTCTCGCCGAGCTTGCCCGTGTGGTCACGGAAACGGGCGATCTGGACGGGGCCGCGGTGGATTTGTGTCTGGAAGACCAGGTCGCACCTGCAGCGGAGGATTGGTCTCGGCCGATCCTCTACGATGCGCGCGGAGTGGTGGTGCGTGCTCGCAATCCGGGCCAAAACCGGCTGGTTCGAGCGGTTCGCACCTCGGATTTGGTGTTCGCGGTGGGACCAGCGGGCACCGGCAAAACGTATTTGGCGATCGCTCTTGCGGTCGCTGCGTTGCAACGGCGCGAGGTCGACCGTTTGGTTTTGGTTCGTCCCGCAGTGGAAGCCGGCGAGGAGCTCGGCTTCCTCCCTGGAGACCTTCGCGAGAAAATCGCGCCGTATTTGCAACCGATGACCGACGCGCTTCAAGAGCTTTTGCCGCGGGCGAGGTTCAAGGAATGCATGGAAACGGGATTGATCGAAATGGCCCCCTTGGCCTACATGCGAGGCCGCACGCTGAAACGGTGTTTCGCGATCCTGGATGAAGCGCAAAACGCGACCATTTCCCAGATGAAAATGTTCCTGACAAGGCTTGGCGTCGGCTCGAAAGTGGTCGTCACGGGCGACCCGACCCAAGTGGATCTTCCCCTGAAGACGCCTTCGGGTCTTGGGCACGCTTGCTCCACCCTGGAGGGGATCCCGGGAATCGCCATGGTGCGTTTGGAAAGCAAAGACCAGATGCGCCACCCGCTTGTCCAATCGATCATCGATGCCTATGATTCTCCCCTGTCCAATTAA